The genomic DNA ATCGCGCCAGCAGAGCGGCGAAGTCCGGGGCGCCCGAGGCTGCAGGGCGTACCAGGATCGCCGCGGCGAGCCCCGTCGTGGTGTGACCGTCGGCGAGGTCGCGGGAGACGATGAGCGGCCCGAAGCCGAGCGCGCGCCGGTAGGTCGCCACCACGCGGGCCCGTACGGCGACGCCGTCCCCCATGACGAGGGCGCGGCTCTCGCCCACCGCCCCCACGCGCTCGTCCACGGCGATCGCAGCTCCTCGAAGGTCGCTCAGACTGCCATGGGCGACGTCGAGATCGATCACTGCGCTCGCGTCGGGACCGAGCACCAGGGCGGTCCTGTCCTGCAGACCGGCATCGTCGCCGAAGGCGAACTGCCGGGTGAGCACGGTGGTCGTGGCGATCGAGGCGGCGGCACGTACGCCGGGCGTCGCGCGTACCTCGGACTCGAGACCGTGAGGGACGCCGCCGAGGCGGTCGGCCGTGATGGCCCGCACACCGCGCATGCCGAGCGCGGCCTCGTCGGCCTTTGAGGTCATGATCGTGGTCTGGGTGAGCGTGAAGCTGAGACCGAGGGTGACCACCATGCCCATGGCCGCGACCGCGCCCGCTGTCCTGAGCGCGTAGCCGCGCGTGTTGTTGACCGCCAGCCAGGCAGCGGCGGAGGTCCGGGCAGGCAGGTGGTCGGCGAGCGCGCCGGCCGCAGTCCGTACGAGGTGAGGGCCGGCCAGCGCGAGCCCGATCACCGCCAGCAGGGCGGCGTTCGCCGGACCGATCACCGCAGCCTCCGTACGTACCAGCAGCGGAACGATCGACAGCACCAGCGAGGCCGGCAGCAGCAGCATGCCGACGGCGGTCCGTGCCTTCGAGGGCTCTCTCGGCTCGCTGCGCGACTCGGCCAGCGCCGCCGGCACCGGCACCCGCGACGCACGCAGTGAGGAGGCCCAGGCCGAGCCTCTGACCACCGCGGCCAGCAGCAGCGCGGCCGCCGCCGTGGGGAGCGGGCTGTACACCAAGGGCAGCGTTGCGGGAAGCGCGCCTGCCGACACGAGCAGGCCGCCGAACCGGCCGGCCAGGTGGTAGCCGAACACGATCCCCAGGGGGAGCGCCGCCGCGCCCGCCACGGCGGCCTGGATCGCGATCAAGCGCCTGACCTGGCGTGGGGTCGCGCCTGCGGCCCGTAGCAGAGCCAGGTCCCGTCGTTGCCTGTTGATCGACAGCGACAGGCTGCCGCCGACCACGAAGCCGACGACGAGCAGGCTGATGCCTCCGATGGAACCCGACAGGACGATGAGCAGTCCGCGGGCGGCGGCCATGCCAGGCGATTCGGCGTCGCCTAAGAGAAATCCTGTCGCCACCTCGTATCGCTCGCCGAGGAGCGTGCGAAGCTCGGCCGCCACGGCCTCGATGTCCGCACCGGGGTCAAGGCGCAGAGCGACGAGGTCGACGGTGTTCGCGCGCGGCCCGGACGTCCGGCCGGCCAGGTCGGCCGCGGCGGTGTCGGGGAAATACAGGCCAGGAGCGTCCACCAGCGCGGTCACCCGGTAAACCCCCGACCTGCCGCCGGCCACGAGCCGCACCTCCTGGCCGAGCCGGCCGCGCGGCAGGGCGACCTCGCCCGAGCCGCGGGGCGCGCGACCGGCCCGCAACGATCCGGCGAGCGCCAGCGACGACCAGCCATGGCCCGCGGTCGCCGGATCGCCCTCCGCCGCCGGGACATCCGAACTCCGGACGACGGCGGCGGGAAAACTCACATCCCCCGTAGTCTCAGCCACTCCCGGAAACCCGGTCAGGCGGGTGATCAGAGACGCCGGCAGCACGGCGCGTTCGGGCAACGCCACCGGCAGATCTTCCTTCCGCGGAAGGGATTGCCTGGCCGAGACCATCACGTCGGCGTGGACGAGCCTCTGCGCGGCCACACGGGACCGCAACCCCGACTCCGCGATCACTCCGGTCGCCACGACCAGTGCCATTCCTCCCAGCACGGCGAAGAACACCGCGGCCAGCCCGCCGATCCTGGACAGAGCCAGAGAGGTTCTGATCACTCAAGAACCTCGACCGGGGTCATGCGCGGCTCACCGTTGAGCCGGGCGAGCCGCGCGGCCAGATCGTCGGCAGAGGGGGCATGGAGGAGATCCACGACCTTCCCGTCCACCATGACCAGCGTCTGGTGCGCCCGTGCGGCGGCGACGGGGTCGTGTGTGACCATGACAACGGTCTGACCGAGGTCGTCGACCAGTTCCCGCAACAGATTGAGCACCCGTGTCGCGCTGCCGCGATCCAGGGCGCCGGTGGGCTCGTCGGCGAAGACCACGTCGGGACGGGCCGCCAGAGCGCGCACGATCGCCACACGCTGCTCCTGCCCACCCGACAGTTCGGCGGGTCGGTGACGCAGCCGGTCACCCAGCCCCACCCGAGCCACAAGTTCACGCAGCCAGGACCGGTCCGGGCGAGCCCCGGCCAGCCGCAACGGCAGCGTGATGTTGTCCTGGACGCTGAGCGCGGGTAGCAGGTTGTAAGACTGGAAGACGAAGCCGACATGCCTTCTGCGCAGCTCCGTCCGCTTGGTCTCCGAGAGCCGGGCGAGGTCCACGCCGCTGATCACCACCGAGCCCGACGTGGGCGGGTCCAGGCCCGCCGCGCAGTTGAGCAGCGTGGTCTTGCCCGACCCCGACGGGCCCATCACGGCGACGAACCTCCCTCGTGGGAAGGCGAATGTGACCTCGTCAAGGGCACGTACCTCGCCGTAGGTCTTGGTGACCCGGTCCAGGGCGACGACGTGGCTCACCGGCGGCCCGATCTGACGTGATGCACGATGAGACCAGTGATACATGCGACCGCCACCAGCCCTGAGGGGAGTCCGACGAGCAGGCTGCCACGGCCGATCGTGCTGGCGACGATGTTGACGGATACGGCGACGACGAGGATCGCCCACAGCAGGGCACGAAGCGCCCAACCGTTCCGCCGGGATGTGGGCCGCCGCCGCCCTTCGGGGTCGATGCGGTAGGGATCGTTCATATCCCCGACGTTAGGGACGCGCCGCGACCGAGGGGATCCCGCCACCTGGACAGTTGTGGTGGAGCTGGCTGGAATGACGCCGCCTTGAGGCTGACTTAGGGTGTCGGCTGTGACACGTGACGCCTTCGAAGCGCTGGACCGCCTCGCCGGAGGGCTGGGCACAGCCTTGCTGGCTCTGGCGATGGTGGCCGGTTGGGTGGTCGTCGGAGCCGCGTGCCTGGTCGGGATCGGGCTGCCGATGGTGCAGCCGATGCTGTCCGTGACTCGATCCGTGGCCGAGCGGGAACGCGCCAGGCTGGGTCGCTGGGGCGAGCACGTGGTTAGCCCTTATCCGGCGACGAGACCCGCCAAAGGCTGGCACAGCGACCCTGCGACCTGGCGCGACCTGATCTGGCTCGCCCTCCACAGCACCCTGGGTCTTCTGCTCGGCCTCCTTGGGATCACCCTGCCGATCATGGGGCTGCGCGACGCCTCGTTCCCCCTGTGGTGGCACCTCCTGCCCGAAGCCGAGACCAGCTCCTCCCTCGGCATCCCCGTGCACACCTGGCCCGGCGTGATGGCGATCGGCGTGTCAGGTTTCGCCTGGCTGGCCGTCAGCATGCTGTGCGGCCGCCCATTCGCCCGCCTCCAGTCCCTCTCCGGCCGACGCCTGCTCAGCCCGCACCCGTCCGTGGACCTCTCCGAGCGGGTCGCCCGGCTCACCGCCACTCGGGCCGGCGCGCTCGCCGCGCACGCGGCCGAGCTGCGCCGGATCGAACGCGCGCTTCACGACGGTGCGCAAAATCGGCTCCTCGCGGTCGTTGTCATGGTCACGGCCGCCAAGCGAGCACTGGAACGTGACCCGGCGAACGTCGGCCCCGCTCTCGAGCGCGTCCAGCTCGCCGCCGACCAGGCGTTGACCGAGCTGCGCGGCGTGGTGCGCAGCATTCTGCCGCCGATCCTGGAGAACAGGGGTCTGGCCGGCGCGCTCAGCGCGCTTGCGGCCGGCTCTCCCATCCCCTGCGACCTTCGCGTGGGCCAACTCGGGCACCTGCCCCTGTCTATGGAGGCGACTGCCTACTTCACGATCGCGGAGGCGTTGACCAACGCGGCCAAGCACAGCGGCGCCACTCGCGTCAGAGTCGAGGCGGCCAGGCACAGGGAGGTTTTCCGCGTTGAGGTGGAGGACGACGGAGTCGGAGGTGCGTGGGAACGCGATGGGTCGGGCCTGACCGGCATTCGCCGGCGGGTGGAAGCATACGACGGCACGCTCACACTGACCAGTCCCCAAGGCGGCCCCACGAGGATGAAGGTGGAACTACCGTGCGCATCGTGATCGCTGAGGACGATGCCCTGCTGCGTGAAGGTCTGGTCATGCTGCTCGGCGGCGAAGGCTTCGAGGTCGTCGCGGCCGTTTCGAACCCTCAGGAGTTCCTCGTCGCGGTCGCCCGGCACTCCCCCGACGTGGCGGTGGTGGACGTCCGCATGCCGCCCACCCATACCGACGAAGGCATCCAAGCCGCGGTGAAGGCCAGGCGGTCACATCCCGGGCTGGCCGTGCTGGTGCTGTCGGCCTATGTCGAGCAGGCGTTCGCCACCGAACTGCTGGCCGACGGCGCTCGTAGCGTTGGCTACCTGCTGAAGGAGCGCGTGGGGCAGTTCAAGGAGTTCCTGGGCGCACTGCAGCGGGTGGCCGCCGGCGGCGTGGCCATCGACCCTGAAGTGATCGCGCAGCTGTTCACCCGCCGACGCGGACCGCTGGACCGGCTCACCCCCAGGGAGCGGGAGGTACTCGGGCTGATGGCCGAAGGACTCGGCAACATCGTGATCGCAGAGCGCCTGCAGATCACGGAGGGCGCGGTGCACAAACACATCAGCAGCATCTTCGGCAAACTCGACCTGGCACCGACCGACCGCGTGAGCCGCAGGGTCATCGCAGTCTTGCGCTATCTGGAAGGATGACACCCCCTGACCTGCCGAATACTCCGTCACGCAGTTCTCGACGTGTTGTCCCACCTCGTAGCCGATAGCGTGCGCCCGTCCCAGTCCGGCACCGTCGTGCTGTACCACCGCCCGCGATCCTGAGGGTGCGGACGCTAACATCACGGCATGATCAAACTGGACGTCGAGGTGGCCGCGGGCCGCACGTTGCACGTGTACGATACCGCCCCGGCGGGGAGCGAGTTGCTGCCGGTTCTGTGGCATCACGGCACCCCCAACCTGGGGGCGCCTCCCGAGCCGCTCTTCGCCGCGGCCGACAGGCTGGGGTTGCGCTGGGTGTCGTTTGATCGGCCTGGTTACGGCCGGTCCGCCGTCGCGCCGGGGCGCACCATCGCCTCGGTCGCCGCCGACGCGGCAGCCGTCGCGGACGCGCTCGGCATCGGCCGGTTCGCCGTCGTGGGGTACTCCGGCGGTGGGACGTACGCTCTGGGGTGCGCCGCCGTTCTGGGTGACCGCGTTCAGGCGGTGCTGAGCCTGGCCGGCATCGCTCCGTACGGCGCGGACGGGCTGGACTGGTTCACCGGGATGGTCCCGTCCGGGGTGGCCGCCCTGGGAACGGCCGCGGCGGGCCGCGAGGTTCGGGCGGCGCTGCAGGAGTCGGGTTTCACCTACGACTGCGAGTTCACCGTGGCTGATCTGGCTTTCTTCGAGGGGCCGTGGGGCTGGCTGGGGAAAGTGGGCGAGCCGGCTCTGGCCGCCGGCCCCTACGGTCAGATCGACGACGACGTCTCCTACACCCATGCCTGGGGCTGCGACCCCGGCACCATCAGAGCCCCCATCCTGCTCCTGCACGGCACCGCGGACCGGATCATCCCCGCCTCTCACGGGAGATGGCTGGCGGCCCACTGCCCCACCGCCGAACTTCGGCTCCGCGCGGACGACGACCACTTCACCATCGCCGGCCACGCCGAAGAGGGTCTGGACTGGCTCCGCCGGCAGATCTGAACAGAGGAAGATTTGATCATGATCAAAGCACTGAACGGGATAGAAGTCGTCACCCTTTTCGTCGAAGATCTCGCCGCGGCACAGCGCGTCGGCACCTGGAGTCCCGTCACGGGACAGTGCTGGTACGGCGTGGTGCGTGCCCACGTGGACAGCATGAGCTGACCAGCAACCTCACATTCGACCATGCGGAGGATCCTGCGTGAACGCGCGCACGCGGGCGCTCTCGCGGAGGCTGACCACACCAGCCGCCACTCGAACGGCCGGCCATCTTGGATCGGCACGTAGGTGACGTCCGGCCGCGAGTCGTACCGGCGCGCGTGCGCGGGCACGACGAAGACGCCCTTGCCCGCCCCAATGAGCGCGAGCATCTCCTGGATGGTCCCGAACGTGAGGCCGCGCGGGATCGGCCGGCCGCCCGGCGTGGTGCGCGGCACCACCAGCGCGTCCACCT from Streptosporangium sp. NBC_01756 includes the following:
- a CDS encoding ABC transporter ATP-binding protein translates to MSHVVALDRVTKTYGEVRALDEVTFAFPRGRFVAVMGPSGSGKTTLLNCAAGLDPPTSGSVVISGVDLARLSETKRTELRRRHVGFVFQSYNLLPALSVQDNITLPLRLAGARPDRSWLRELVARVGLGDRLRHRPAELSGGQEQRVAIVRALAARPDVVFADEPTGALDRGSATRVLNLLRELVDDLGQTVVMVTHDPVAAARAHQTLVMVDGKVVDLLHAPSADDLAARLARLNGEPRMTPVEVLE
- a CDS encoding sensor histidine kinase; this encodes MTRDAFEALDRLAGGLGTALLALAMVAGWVVVGAACLVGIGLPMVQPMLSVTRSVAERERARLGRWGEHVVSPYPATRPAKGWHSDPATWRDLIWLALHSTLGLLLGLLGITLPIMGLRDASFPLWWHLLPEAETSSSLGIPVHTWPGVMAIGVSGFAWLAVSMLCGRPFARLQSLSGRRLLSPHPSVDLSERVARLTATRAGALAAHAAELRRIERALHDGAQNRLLAVVVMVTAAKRALERDPANVGPALERVQLAADQALTELRGVVRSILPPILENRGLAGALSALAAGSPIPCDLRVGQLGHLPLSMEATAYFTIAEALTNAAKHSGATRVRVEAARHREVFRVEVEDDGVGGAWERDGSGLTGIRRRVEAYDGTLTLTSPQGGPTRMKVELPCAS
- a CDS encoding alpha/beta fold hydrolase; its protein translation is MIKLDVEVAAGRTLHVYDTAPAGSELLPVLWHHGTPNLGAPPEPLFAAADRLGLRWVSFDRPGYGRSAVAPGRTIASVAADAAAVADALGIGRFAVVGYSGGGTYALGCAAVLGDRVQAVLSLAGIAPYGADGLDWFTGMVPSGVAALGTAAAGREVRAALQESGFTYDCEFTVADLAFFEGPWGWLGKVGEPALAAGPYGQIDDDVSYTHAWGCDPGTIRAPILLLHGTADRIIPASHGRWLAAHCPTAELRLRADDDHFTIAGHAEEGLDWLRRQI
- a CDS encoding ABC transporter permease, which encodes MIRTSLALSRIGGLAAVFFAVLGGMALVVATGVIAESGLRSRVAAQRLVHADVMVSARQSLPRKEDLPVALPERAVLPASLITRLTGFPGVAETTGDVSFPAAVVRSSDVPAAEGDPATAGHGWSSLALAGSLRAGRAPRGSGEVALPRGRLGQEVRLVAGGRSGVYRVTALVDAPGLYFPDTAAADLAGRTSGPRANTVDLVALRLDPGADIEAVAAELRTLLGERYEVATGFLLGDAESPGMAAARGLLIVLSGSIGGISLLVVGFVVGGSLSLSINRQRRDLALLRAAGATPRQVRRLIAIQAAVAGAAALPLGIVFGYHLAGRFGGLLVSAGALPATLPLVYSPLPTAAAALLLAAVVRGSAWASSLRASRVPVPAALAESRSEPREPSKARTAVGMLLLPASLVLSIVPLLVRTEAAVIGPANAALLAVIGLALAGPHLVRTAAGALADHLPARTSAAAWLAVNNTRGYALRTAGAVAAMGMVVTLGLSFTLTQTTIMTSKADEAALGMRGVRAITADRLGGVPHGLESEVRATPGVRAAASIATTTVLTRQFAFGDDAGLQDRTALVLGPDASAVIDLDVAHGSLSDLRGAAIAVDERVGAVGESRALVMGDGVAVRARVVATYRRALGFGPLIVSRDLADGHTTTGLAAAILVRPAASGAPDFAALLARWPGVEMSATPLIMRSGGFPAEVVVNLAVLVVLLGYVLVMVANRLVATTTARREEFRALLRLGATPGQLRRMLSWEAVLTAGAAAGAGVVLAAVPLTTLSVSFLGRPWPAGSWWLVPVCVLLVGAVAWPATVLPARRVCVGDG
- a CDS encoding response regulator transcription factor, which translates into the protein MRIVIAEDDALLREGLVMLLGGEGFEVVAAVSNPQEFLVAVARHSPDVAVVDVRMPPTHTDEGIQAAVKARRSHPGLAVLVLSAYVEQAFATELLADGARSVGYLLKERVGQFKEFLGALQRVAAGGVAIDPEVIAQLFTRRRGPLDRLTPREREVLGLMAEGLGNIVIAERLQITEGAVHKHISSIFGKLDLAPTDRVSRRVIAVLRYLEG